Proteins encoded within one genomic window of Acidimicrobiales bacterium:
- a CDS encoding glutamate--tRNA ligase, producing the protein MTSRVRFAPSPTGFLHVGSARTALFNWLHARSVGGTFVLRIEDTDAERNRSDLTDSLLAELEWLGLDWDEGPYFQSERRDRHREVVEDLLGRGLAYLCDAENSEVPGSVLADGLAVRFRMPEGGTMAFEDIVRGEVSFATDDLEDFVIWRSNGSPMFLLANAVDDADMGITHAIRGEDLLSGVPKVLLLLDAMGVPRPTYAHLPLLVNEQRKKLSKRRDDVSIGDYRERGYLPEAMVNYMALLGWGPPDDVEIRPLDEIVDLFRIQDVNKAAAFFDLKKLEHVNATHLRALDRADFIDRVAPWVGDDAPWPSERFDAGLFSVMVDLVQEKLRTLGDITKFVDFLFLEDPVDDPESWEKAMVKAPLAAEMLDGAAAVLAGCAWDTASLLAAVGEVGESLGLKLGKAQAPVRVAVTGRTVGPPLFETMAECMDRDEVLRRIARARARL; encoded by the coding sequence TCCTGCACGTCGGCAGCGCCCGGACGGCACTGTTCAACTGGCTGCACGCCCGTTCGGTCGGTGGCACCTTCGTGCTGCGGATCGAGGACACCGACGCCGAGAGGAACCGCAGCGACCTCACCGACAGCCTGCTGGCCGAGTTGGAGTGGCTGGGGCTGGACTGGGACGAGGGTCCGTACTTCCAGTCGGAGCGACGCGACCGCCACCGCGAGGTCGTCGAGGACCTGCTGGGGCGTGGGCTGGCCTACCTGTGCGACGCCGAGAACAGCGAGGTGCCGGGGTCGGTCCTGGCCGACGGCCTGGCCGTGCGCTTCCGGATGCCGGAGGGCGGGACCATGGCCTTCGAGGACATCGTGCGCGGCGAGGTGTCCTTCGCCACCGACGACCTCGAGGACTTCGTCATCTGGCGCTCCAACGGGTCGCCGATGTTCCTGCTGGCCAACGCGGTGGACGACGCCGACATGGGCATCACCCACGCCATCAGGGGCGAGGACCTGCTCTCCGGGGTGCCGAAGGTGCTCCTCCTGCTGGACGCCATGGGGGTACCCAGGCCCACGTACGCCCACCTTCCGCTGCTTGTCAACGAGCAGCGCAAGAAGCTCTCCAAGCGCCGCGACGACGTGTCGATAGGCGACTACCGGGAGCGCGGCTACCTGCCCGAGGCGATGGTCAACTACATGGCCCTGCTCGGCTGGGGGCCGCCGGACGACGTCGAGATCCGACCCCTGGACGAGATCGTGGACCTGTTCAGGATCCAGGACGTCAACAAGGCGGCGGCCTTCTTCGACCTCAAGAAGTTGGAGCACGTGAACGCCACCCACCTCCGGGCTCTGGACAGGGCCGACTTCATCGACCGGGTGGCACCCTGGGTGGGCGACGACGCCCCGTGGCCGTCTGAGCGGTTCGACGCCGGGCTGTTCTCGGTGATGGTCGACCTGGTCCAGGAGAAGCTCCGGACCCTCGGCGACATCACGAAGTTCGTGGATTTCCTGTTCCTCGAGGACCCGGTGGACGATCCGGAGTCCTGGGAGAAGGCCATGGTGAAGGCGCCACTGGCCGCCGAGATGCTGGACGGGGCCGCTGCCGTCCTGGCCGGCTGCGCCTGGGACACCGCCTCGCTGCTGGCCGCTGTCGGCGAGGTCGGGGAGTCCCTGGGCCTGAAGCTGGGGAAGGCCCAGGCCCCCGTGCGGGTGGCGGTGACCGGCCGGACGGTAGGCCCGCCGCTGTTCGAGACGATGGCCGAGTGCATGGACCGCGACGAGGTCCTGCGCCGTATCGCCCGGGCCAGGGCCCGCCTCTGA